One Acidobacteriota bacterium DNA segment encodes these proteins:
- a CDS encoding SCO family protein — protein MKQLLFTVAAALVIAAPVSAQWVRQKQDPPPRQVTQGVGIDQRLEAQVPLDLRFRDEHGRDVALGEYFGKRPVILALVYYECPMLCNQILNGLTQTLNVMSLDAGRDFDVVAVSFDPREGTPLARTKKLAYVSKYGRQGADEGWHFLTGSQESIAALTSTVGFRYRWDDVSRQWAHGAGIVVLTPGGVVSRYFYGIEYGVRDVRLGLVEASQNRIGNLADQVMLLCFQYDPMAGRYGAVAINSIRVAGVLTVAALGTFILLMLRRERRSVPRNV, from the coding sequence ATGAAGCAGCTGTTGTTCACCGTCGCGGCCGCTCTGGTCATCGCCGCACCCGTTTCGGCGCAGTGGGTCCGCCAGAAGCAGGATCCGCCGCCGCGGCAGGTCACGCAGGGAGTGGGCATCGACCAGCGGCTCGAGGCGCAGGTGCCGCTCGACCTGCGGTTCCGGGACGAACACGGCCGCGACGTCGCGCTCGGAGAGTACTTCGGCAAGCGGCCCGTAATCCTCGCGCTCGTGTATTACGAGTGCCCGATGCTCTGCAACCAGATCCTCAACGGCCTGACCCAGACGCTGAACGTCATGAGCCTCGACGCGGGGCGCGATTTCGACGTCGTGGCGGTGAGCTTCGATCCCAGGGAAGGGACCCCGCTGGCGCGCACGAAGAAGCTCGCCTACGTGTCGAAGTACGGCCGCCAGGGCGCGGACGAGGGCTGGCACTTCCTGACGGGCTCGCAGGAATCGATCGCCGCGCTCACCAGCACCGTCGGCTTCCGCTACCGCTGGGACGACGTGTCCCGGCAGTGGGCGCACGGGGCGGGCATCGTCGTGCTGACGCCTGGCGGGGTCGTGTCGCGCTACTTCTACGGCATCGAGTACGGCGTGCGTGACGTGCGGCTCGGCCTCGTCGAGGCGTCGCAGAACCGCATCGGCAACCTGGCGGACCAGGTGATGCTGCTCTGCTTCCAGTACGACCCGATGGCGGGACGCTACGGCGCGGTCGCGATCAACTCGATCCGCGTCGCCGGCGTCCTGACGGTCGCCGCGCTCGGCACCTTCATCCTGCTGATGCTGCGCAGGGAGCGCAGGAGCGTACCCCGGAATGTTTAA